A window of Micromonospora eburnea genomic DNA:
AGAAAGCACTCAACGTCCCCGGTTACAGTAACGGCCTCAGCATCCTTATCTAGCCGCGATCCGCGCGTCTGCCGCTGCGGTCAAGCGTCGCCGTCCGGGCGGCGCGTCAGCGGGGCGCGGTGTCGAGGGCGCGGCTGAGTGTCCACCGGGAGACGCGCAGCTTGGCGGCGACGGCGGCTCGGGGTTTGCCCGGCGCCGAGCAGGATGCGGGCGTCGGTGATCTGTTCGGGGTCAGGGCGCGAGGGCGGCCGCCGACGCGGCCACGGGCCCGGGCGGCGTCGAGGCCTTCGCGGGTGCCTTTGACGATCTGCTGGCGTTGGAACTTGGCGATGGCGGCGAAAACGGTGAAGATGAGTTCGCCGCACATGTCGTCGCTGGTGTCGAGCACGATGCCGTCGAGGATGCGGAAGTGGCGGCCCTTGGCGTGCAGGTCGTCTTCGACGATCGCGAGGAGTTCGCGGGTGTCGCGGCCCAGCCGGGTCAGGTCGAGCACGACGAGGGTGTCGTCGCGGCGCATGTGATCGAGGGCGGCGGTCAAGCCGGGCCGGGTGGTGCCCTTGGCGCCGGATGCCTTGTCGAGGTAGATCCGGGCGCAGCCGGCGGTCTTGAGGGCGTCGATCTGGCGCGCGAGTTCCTGGGCGTCGGTGGACACCCGGGCGAGCCCGATGAGGTTCTCGCGGGCGGCCGGGTCGTCGTTGAGGATGACGTGCTCTTTGATGGTGGCCTCCCGCGTTGCGGGCGCAGCCATCACCGTAGCGGAAACGGTGGTTGCGAGTCTTCTGCTACATGCCGGTCTTGCTCCATGGTTCTGCTACCGGTTCCGAGGGTGGTTCGCGGGGCCGTGCGGCTGCAGACGGGTGCGGGGCGAAGAGGATCGT
This region includes:
- a CDS encoding recombinase family protein, whose amino-acid sequence is MAAPATREATIKEHVILNDDPAARENLIGLARVSTDAQELARQIDALKTAGCARIYLDKASGAKGTTRPGLTAALDHMRRDDTLVVLDLTRLGRDTRELLAIVEDDLHAKGRHFRILDGIVLDTSDDMCGELIFTVFAAIAKFQRQQIVKGTREGLDAARARGRVGGRPRALTPNRSPTPASCSAPGKPRAAVAAKLRVSRWTLSRALDTAPR